One window of Atribacter laminatus genomic DNA carries:
- a CDS encoding FtsB family cell division protein: protein MVSSYYYDGKTEPDVSHKLAFNWRKMLFSIIFALVLLSWCFGFAGKLINYYNLLAEETYLSQEEKRLYNDIELLKDEKQNLNQDWYIEKLAREKLNLAKPGEVLIKVVPSENP, encoded by the coding sequence ATGGTATCTTCCTATTATTACGACGGAAAAACCGAACCTGATGTTTCCCATAAACTTGCGTTTAATTGGAGGAAGATGCTTTTTTCAATTATTTTTGCTTTAGTTCTTTTATCTTGGTGTTTTGGTTTTGCCGGGAAATTGATAAATTACTATAATTTGCTGGCAGAGGAAACCTATCTCTCCCAAGAAGAAAAAAGGCTCTATAATGATATCGAACTTTTAAAAGATGAAAAGCAAAATTTAAATCAAGATTGGTACATTGAAAAATTAGCCAGGGAAAAATTAAACCTTGCCAAACCGGGTGAGGTATTGATTAAAGTTGTTCCTTCAGAAAATCCTTGA
- a CDS encoding S4 domain-containing protein gives MRLDKYLKVTKLIKRRTQAQIACKNNRVYLNSHIAKPSSMVKVGDEIKIVSPVMMLRVKVLQIPVNNQYSDDFFDVIEQKKLEAE, from the coding sequence ATGAGACTGGATAAATATTTAAAAGTTACCAAGTTAATTAAAAGACGAACTCAAGCTCAAATTGCTTGTAAAAATAACCGGGTTTATTTAAATAGTCATATAGCCAAGCCATCATCAATGGTTAAAGTTGGAGATGAGATTAAGATTGTTTCTCCGGTTATGATGCTTCGGGTAAAGGTTTTACAAATACCGGTTAACAATCAATATTCTGATGACTTTTTTGATGTAATTGAACAAAAAAAACTGGAAGCGGAGTAA
- the eno gene encoding phosphopyruvate hydratase, which produces MSTIFDVHAREILDSRGNPTVEAEVTLASGAFGRAAVPSGASTGTFEAVELRDGDKNRYLGKGVAKAVENVNEIIAPEIIGLDALDQSKIDKVLIDLDGTPNKGKLGANAILGVSLAIAKAAAEYAGLPLYRYIGGANACELPVPLMNILNGGKHADSGVDIQEFMVAPCGLKNFREALRAGTEVFHHLAKVLKRRGYSVGVGDEGGFAPNLHSSDEALEVIIEAIQLAGYEPGKDVFLALDSAASELYKDGIYVFEREGARRNIDEMIEFYQELVEKYPIISIEDGLAEDDWEGWKKMTFAMGDKIQLVGDDLFVTNKERLIRGIKEECCNSILIKLNQIGTLSETLETIEVAKKAGYTAVVSHRSGETEDTTISDLVVACNTGQIKTGSLCRSERIAKYNQLLRIEEELEEAAVFNGRDVFKVKGY; this is translated from the coding sequence ATGAGTACAATTTTTGATGTTCATGCTCGAGAAATTCTTGATTCCCGTGGAAATCCTACAGTAGAGGCAGAAGTGACTTTAGCATCGGGTGCTTTTGGTCGGGCTGCTGTTCCTTCGGGAGCGTCAACTGGAACTTTTGAAGCAGTTGAACTTCGCGATGGCGATAAAAATCGATATCTTGGCAAAGGAGTAGCCAAAGCAGTTGAAAATGTGAACGAAATTATTGCTCCGGAAATTATTGGACTCGATGCTCTTGATCAATCCAAGATAGATAAAGTCTTAATAGATCTGGATGGAACTCCCAACAAAGGAAAATTAGGAGCTAATGCGATTCTTGGTGTTTCCTTAGCGATTGCGAAAGCTGCGGCTGAATATGCCGGTCTTCCACTTTATCGGTATATTGGTGGTGCAAATGCCTGCGAGTTACCAGTTCCTTTGATGAATATATTAAATGGTGGGAAGCATGCCGACAGTGGTGTTGATATCCAGGAGTTTATGGTCGCTCCTTGTGGATTAAAAAATTTTAGAGAAGCTTTGCGAGCTGGAACTGAAGTATTTCACCACTTAGCGAAAGTTTTGAAAAGAAGAGGGTATTCGGTAGGAGTTGGAGATGAAGGAGGTTTTGCTCCAAATCTTCATTCTTCCGATGAAGCCTTGGAAGTTATCATCGAAGCTATCCAGCTAGCAGGGTACGAACCAGGGAAAGATGTCTTTTTGGCTTTAGATTCGGCGGCATCGGAATTATACAAAGACGGTATTTATGTTTTTGAAAGAGAAGGCGCTCGTCGGAATATCGATGAGATGATTGAATTTTATCAAGAGTTGGTGGAAAAATACCCAATCATATCCATTGAAGATGGATTAGCCGAAGATGATTGGGAAGGTTGGAAAAAAATGACCTTTGCTATGGGTGATAAGATCCAGTTGGTTGGTGATGATCTTTTTGTGACCAATAAGGAACGTTTGATTAGAGGTATTAAAGAAGAATGCTGTAACTCCATACTCATCAAGCTCAATCAAATCGGTACCCTCAGTGAAACCTTAGAAACTATTGAGGTCGCAAAAAAAGCTGGTTATACTGCGGTTGTATCCCATCGATCTGGTGAAACCGAGGACACGACCATATCGGATTTAGTTGTAGCTTGTAACACCGGTCAAATTAAAACTGGCTCATTATGTCGTTCGGAAAGAATTGCTAAGTATAATCAATTGCTCAGGATTGAAGAAGAGTTAGAAGAAGCCGCAGTGTTTAATGGACGGGATGTTTTCAAAGTTAAAGGGTATTAA